The Lactuca sativa cultivar Salinas chromosome 2, Lsat_Salinas_v11, whole genome shotgun sequence genome includes a window with the following:
- the LOC111917435 gene encoding serine carboxypeptidase-like 51, protein MISIKYLCVLFLCVLGFISSVTSIKKSSGGTTDGSETWGYVEVRPRAHMFWWLYKSPYKPKHPTNSWPTILWLQGGPGSSGVGFGNFGELGPLDVDLRPRNSTWLQKADLLFVDSPVGSGYSYVEDESLFVKTDVEAAIDVTTLLKVIYNRNKIKVKNPLYIFAESYGGKFAVTLALSALKAIEKGELKVKLGGVALGDSWISPEDYVLSWGPLLKDMSRIGDVAFNQSTSLALKIQQQIANGQYVNATDSWAELEEVLIDSSNGVDFYNFMLDMSNDPNILTTKTSRRFENKPYALVSEADGNDLDSVMNGPIREKLKIIPTNVEWGGQSGDVFTAMEGDFMKPRIQEVDELLSKGVNVTIYNGQIDLICSTKGTEAWIKKLKWDGLSTYLNVHRTPLYCGEDKSTTKGFFKSYENFAFYWILGAGHFVPVDQPCVSLEMVSSIVNTPNPKHNH, encoded by the exons ATGATCTCCATAAAATACCTTTGTGTTCTTTTTCTATGTGTTTTAGGTTTCATTTCTTCGGTTACTTCAATCAAGAAGAGTTCCGGTGGAACCACTGATGGTTCAGAAACATGGGGATATGTTGAAGTTCGCCCAC GTGCACatatgttttggtggttgtataAGAGTCCTTATAAACCCAAACATCCAACCAATTCATGGCCTACGATTCTATGGTTGCAAGGAGGCCCG GGTAGCTCCGGAGTTGGTTTTGGAAATTTCGGAGAACTTGGACCCTTAGATGTTGATCTAAGGCCACGAAACTCCACATGGCTTCAGAAGGCAGATCTTTTGTTTGTG GATAGCCCTGTTGGGTCCGGGTATAGTTATGTGGAGGATGAGAGTTTGTTTGTCAAAACCGATGTAGAAGCAGCAATAGATGTCACGACATTGTTGAAGGTGATCTACAACAGAAACAAGATCAAAGTAAAGAATCCACTTTACATTTTTGCGGAATCTTATGGAGGTAAATTTGCAGTCACCCTTGCACTTTCTGCCCTAAAAGCTATCGAAAAGGGGGAGCTCAAGGTTAAACTTGGAG GTGTTGCGTTGGGCGATAGTTGGATTTCTCCGGAAGATTATGTG CTTTCATGGGGTCCATTACTTAAGGATATGTCAAGAATTGGTGATGTTGCTTTCAACCAATCAACAAG TTTAGCTCTAAAGATTCAGCAGCAGATAGCAAACGGACAGTATGTTAATGCGACAGATTCATGGGCTGAGCTCGAGGAGGTTCTTATTGATAGCAGCAACGGTGTG GATTTCTACAACTTCATGTTGGATATGAGCAACGATCCAAATATTCTGACAACAAAAACATCGAGAAGATTTGAAAATAAGCCTTATGCGTTGGTCTCTGAAGCCGATGGGAATGACCTGGATTCCGTCATGAATGGACCAATTAGAGAAAAGCTCAAGATTATTCCCACTAACGTAGA ATGGGGAGGGCAAAGTGGCGATGTGTTTACGGCTATGGAAGGAGACTTCATGAAACCAAGAATCCAAGAG GTTGATGAGCTTTTGTCGAAGGGTGTAAATGTGACAATATACAATGGTCAG ATTGATCTAATTTGTTCAACCAAGGGAACAGAAGCGTGGATCAAAAAACTCAA ATGGGATGGTTTGTCGACATACTTGAACGTTCATAGGACTCCATTATACTGTGGTGAAGATAAAAGCACCACAAAAGGATTCTTTAAGTCATATGAGAACTTTGCCTTCTACTGGATTCTTGGGGCTGGTCATTTT GTTCCCGTGGATCAGCCTTGTGTTTCTCTAGAGATGGTCAGTAGTATCGTGAATACACCCAACCCAAAGCATAACCATTGA